A genomic window from Chloroflexota bacterium includes:
- a CDS encoding xanthine dehydrogenase family protein subunit M, with protein MDFLYEKARSLREALELKSKYRENAVFIAGGTALLVDIRNDVLKPEPEAVIDISALDEIDYIRQEGSQISIGAVTKISALQKSPIVQKSAPILSQACKQFANPLIRNRATLGGNLINASPAADMATPLLTLGATILLKSIDGERTIPVEEFFSGVKRTNHRNDELLAGVRFNETQGKRCQFLKMGQRNGTAISLVSLSLMFDVADGVIKDDLKLALGSVAPTPIRAYRTEDALHGVGPSLENIKRAGNILKDEVNPISDVRGSAEYRREMSAALLQIAFQNLGYGES; from the coding sequence GTGGATTTTCTCTATGAAAAAGCGAGGTCTCTCAGGGAGGCGTTGGAGCTAAAATCCAAATATAGAGAGAATGCAGTATTCATTGCCGGCGGTACGGCTCTCCTGGTTGACATTAGAAATGATGTTTTAAAGCCAGAACCCGAGGCTGTTATCGATATATCTGCTCTTGATGAAATAGACTACATAAGACAAGAAGGCAGCCAGATAAGCATAGGCGCTGTAACCAAAATTTCGGCACTTCAGAAATCCCCGATAGTGCAGAAAAGTGCCCCTATTTTATCCCAGGCTTGTAAGCAATTTGCTAACCCGTTGATCAGGAACCGGGCAACCCTGGGCGGTAATCTAATCAACGCTTCACCGGCTGCTGATATGGCAACTCCTTTGCTAACACTCGGAGCGACAATTTTATTGAAGAGCATCGATGGAGAACGTACGATACCTGTAGAGGAATTCTTTTCAGGGGTGAAAAGGACCAATCATAGAAATGATGAATTACTTGCCGGGGTAAGGTTTAACGAGACTCAGGGGAAGAGATGCCAATTCCTAAAAATGGGGCAGAGGAATGGGACGGCCATATCTCTTGTTTCTCTTTCGCTTATGTTCGATGTAGCAGATGGCGTAATCAAAGATGACCTGAAGCTCGCCCTGGGGTCAGTGGCGCCAACGCCTATAAGAGCATATCGGACTGAGGACGCACTCCACGGTGTTGGACCTTCGCTGGAGAATATAAAGCGAGCGGGCAATATATTGAAGGACGAGGTAAATCCTATAAGCGATGTCAGAGGGTCTGCGGAATACAGGCGGGAGATGTCTGCCGCACTATTGCAAATTGCTTTTCAAAATCTCGGTTACGGTGAATCATAA
- the mocA gene encoding molybdenum cofactor cytidylyltransferase, producing MISAIILAAGRSERMSRLKQLMRWRQSTVLEQTVDNFLDSKANEVIVVVGYRAEEVGKVLAAKPVRWVINPDYEQGMSASIIAGLSLVGDQTQAVMLALGDQPLINSQTISRLIDEFSGCDKGIVIPTYRGRRGHPVIFAMTYKEQLLQLKGDIGGRQIIAQHPEDIFEVAVDCESVCIDIDTVESYYSIKLDNECLGGKLHEGRH from the coding sequence ATGATCTCGGCGATAATCCTGGCGGCGGGCAGATCAGAGCGCATGAGCAGACTGAAGCAGCTCATGCGCTGGCGGCAAAGCACGGTATTGGAACAGACCGTTGACAACTTCTTAGACTCCAAGGCAAACGAAGTTATCGTGGTTGTGGGATACCGAGCTGAAGAAGTAGGAAAGGTCTTGGCCGCTAAACCGGTCAGGTGGGTGATAAACCCTGATTATGAGCAAGGGATGAGTGCCTCCATAATAGCTGGGCTAAGCCTGGTTGGTGACCAAACCCAAGCGGTTATGCTTGCCTTAGGTGATCAACCGCTTATAAACAGCCAGACTATCAGCAGGCTGATAGATGAATTCTCTGGCTGTGATAAAGGCATCGTCATCCCAACATACCGAGGTAGGAGAGGACACCCGGTTATCTTTGCTATGACATATAAGGAACAACTACTACAACTAAAGGGTGATATAGGAGGGCGGCAAATAATTGCACAGCACCCTGAGGACATCTTTGAGGTGGCCGTTGATTGTGAAAGTGTCTGCATTGACATCGACACCGTGGAAAGCTACTACTCAATAAAGTTAGATAATGAATGCTTGGGAGGTAAACTACATGAAGGAAGACACTGA
- the mutS gene encoding DNA mismatch repair protein MutS, whose translation MGECATPIRQQYLRIKRRYPNAIVLFRLGDFYETFDEDARIASRELEIVLTSREMGKGNKVPLAGIPYHALDNYLARLINRGYKVAICEQVTKPGETKGLVQREVVRLVTPGTVVEPGLLDSRKNNYLVSLTMGEDRAGLAYVDITTSEFAVAELPLSRLSTELERLRPAEIIAAQNTDLSTLALTMPVTRLDDYWYENEVASQILLDHFGVKTLEGFGCANLSLAVSAAGAAVHYIQETQKSGLGQITGLSTYSAESYMALDVQTQRNLEIFQASRTGAVTGSLLSVIDLTRTAGGGRLLKRWLGQPLLDIKELNQRQDAIDWFSDHTLARTRTISLLGDVSDLERLTNRIRGAVAIPRELVTLRRSLETIPEIKGILAEEGEKHIDWLKDGLKPCQEAVDLIARALVDEPSSTMGEGEVIRQGFSEELDKLRETSRNAKQYLASIERRERERTGIKSLKIGFNNVFGYYIEVSKPNLSQVPDDFIRKQTLVGGERFFTAELKEYESLILNAKDRIIDLETSLFQQVCRQVAAEGERIIEIAVALAHLDVFSNLAEVAVRCHYVRPTLNEGNEINIGQGRHPVVERTLVDAHFVPNDTYLSNDDAQLIVLTGPNMSGKSTYLRQVALIVLLAQMGSFVPAEQATIGIVDRIFTRIGAGEDIAAGQSTFMVEMIETANILHNATPRSLIILDEIGRGTSTYDGLSIARAVAEYIHNSPRLGAKTLFATHYHEMVELAGYLPRVQNFNVAVREEGGEVIFLYKIAPGGVDRSYGIHVAQLAGLPRSVVHRAREVLEDLEGDSRTAKPLSRKRRKETAQQISFLTPRSPLLEELEKLDLDVMTPLEALNKLYEMKKRVGEE comes from the coding sequence ATGGGCGAGTGTGCCACGCCAATCCGGCAACAGTACCTCAGGATAAAGCGACGATACCCCAACGCCATCGTCCTCTTCCGCCTCGGCGACTTCTACGAGACCTTTGATGAGGATGCCAGAATCGCGTCACGCGAGCTGGAAATCGTCCTGACCTCCCGGGAGATGGGCAAGGGGAATAAGGTGCCGCTGGCGGGCATTCCCTATCATGCACTGGACAACTATCTGGCCAGGCTGATAAATCGCGGCTACAAGGTGGCTATCTGTGAGCAGGTTACCAAGCCGGGCGAGACGAAAGGTCTGGTGCAGCGGGAGGTAGTCCGGCTGGTCACGCCGGGCACAGTGGTGGAGCCGGGCCTTCTCGACAGCCGGAAGAACAATTACCTTGTCAGTCTGACGATGGGGGAGGATAGGGCAGGGCTTGCCTACGTGGATATCACCACCAGCGAATTCGCGGTCGCCGAGCTGCCGTTATCGCGGTTGTCTACGGAACTGGAAAGGCTCCGGCCTGCGGAGATAATAGCCGCTCAGAATACAGACCTGTCGACTCTGGCATTGACCATGCCGGTAACCCGGCTCGACGATTACTGGTATGAGAACGAGGTGGCAAGCCAGATACTACTCGACCACTTCGGCGTGAAGACCCTCGAGGGATTTGGCTGTGCAAATCTATCGCTGGCGGTAAGTGCCGCCGGTGCTGCCGTCCATTATATTCAGGAAACGCAGAAAAGCGGCCTCGGGCAGATTACCGGCCTGTCAACCTATTCCGCAGAATCGTACATGGCGCTGGACGTGCAGACGCAGAGAAACCTGGAGATATTTCAGGCAAGCCGTACCGGCGCCGTCACTGGCTCACTGCTGTCAGTCATCGACCTGACTCGGACGGCAGGAGGCGGTCGGCTGCTCAAACGCTGGCTGGGACAACCATTACTTGACATAAAAGAACTAAACCAGAGGCAGGACGCCATCGACTGGTTCAGCGACCATACTCTGGCGCGCACCCGGACCATATCATTGCTCGGTGATGTGTCCGACCTTGAGAGGTTGACCAATCGGATACGGGGCGCCGTTGCCATTCCCCGCGAGCTGGTCACCCTGCGCCGCAGCCTTGAGACGATACCTGAAATAAAAGGGATACTGGCGGAAGAAGGGGAAAAACATATTGACTGGCTGAAAGACGGGCTCAAACCCTGTCAGGAAGCGGTCGATTTAATTGCCCGGGCGCTGGTGGATGAGCCATCCTCGACGATGGGCGAGGGGGAGGTAATCAGGCAGGGATTTTCCGAGGAACTGGATAAACTGCGCGAGACTTCTCGAAACGCCAAACAGTACCTGGCCAGCATTGAACGTAGGGAAAGGGAACGAACGGGGATAAAATCGTTGAAAATCGGCTTCAACAATGTGTTCGGCTACTATATTGAGGTGTCCAAGCCCAATCTGAGCCAGGTGCCCGACGACTTCATCCGCAAGCAGACGCTGGTCGGCGGAGAGAGGTTTTTCACCGCCGAACTGAAGGAGTATGAGTCTTTGATTTTAAACGCCAAAGACCGCATCATCGACCTTGAGACGTCGCTTTTTCAGCAGGTATGCCGGCAGGTGGCGGCGGAGGGCGAGCGCATTATAGAGATAGCCGTTGCCCTCGCTCATCTCGATGTATTCTCCAACCTGGCCGAAGTCGCCGTGCGCTGCCATTATGTCCGCCCCACCCTGAACGAGGGAAACGAGATTAATATCGGGCAGGGCCGACACCCCGTGGTGGAGCGGACGCTGGTTGACGCCCACTTCGTGCCCAACGACACGTATCTATCGAATGATGACGCCCAGCTTATCGTACTCACCGGCCCGAACATGTCGGGCAAGTCAACCTACCTGAGGCAGGTGGCGCTGATTGTGCTGCTGGCGCAGATGGGCAGCTTTGTGCCCGCGGAGCAGGCCACTATAGGAATCGTCGACCGCATCTTCACCCGCATCGGCGCCGGGGAAGACATCGCCGCCGGACAGTCCACCTTCATGGTGGAGATGATCGAGACGGCGAACATCCTGCACAACGCCACCCCTCGCTCCCTTATCATCCTGGACGAAATCGGGCGGGGTACCAGCACCTACGACGGCCTTTCCATTGCCCGTGCGGTGGCCGAGTATATCCACAACAGCCCCAGACTGGGGGCCAAGACGCTCTTTGCCACCCACTACCACGAGATGGTGGAGCTGGCAGGATACTTACCGAGAGTGCAGAACTTCAACGTGGCGGTGCGGGAGGAGGGTGGGGAGGTCATATTTTTATATAAGATTGCCCCTGGCGGCGTCGACCGCAGCTACGGCATCCACGTTGCCCAGCTGGCCGGCCTGCCCCGCTCCGTTGTCCACCGCGCCCGCGAGGTTCTGGAAGATTTAGAGGGCGACAGCCGCACGGCAAAGCCATTATCGAGGAAACGCCGCAAGGAGACGGCGCAGCAGATATCTTTCCTCACACCCAGGTCCCCCCTCCTTGAGGAACTGGAAAAACTGGACCTGGACGTCATGACCCCCCTGGAAGCCCTGAACAAGCTGTATGAGATGAAGAAGAGGGTGGGGGAGGAGTAG
- a CDS encoding ArgE/DapE family deacylase — MKTDIEGEVLKLIEKRRNEVIEFLGKLVSFPTVTGDESEIQKFIARQLESMGLAVDIWEPEHEELKKHPAYVPVERGYVNRPNVVGIYKGTGNGKSLILNGHVDVIPPGPLDAWVHQPWAGDIEGNRLYGRGASDMKSGLAAMTMALDCLIRLNVRLKGDVILEYTVDEEQSGNGTLACVMRGYQADAGICCETSSLHVQPACIGRIWFEISVRGKPAGIQRRWEGVNAIEKGYAVVGAVSSLENIRINALKHPLYPDNRSTLPCMVGMFQSGTFASAFPDTCLLKGSIATLPGEDTNEVKRSFVEHILAFSQTDPWLKHSPPEVRFVGYCGDPAEISPEHPIVKAVSEKFTVVTGEKPQITGRQGAADTRYLIKYGNTPTVIFGPGLTEQMHATNEWVDINYLIDATKILSLTIMDWCGYE, encoded by the coding sequence ATGAAAACAGATATAGAAGGAGAGGTTCTGAAACTCATCGAAAAAAGACGAAACGAAGTCATTGAATTTCTTGGGAAATTAGTATCTTTTCCTACTGTGACCGGTGACGAATCCGAAATTCAGAAGTTTATTGCCCGCCAGCTTGAAAGTATGGGCCTTGCCGTTGACATATGGGAACCTGAGCATGAGGAGCTAAAGAAACATCCTGCCTATGTTCCCGTCGAACGTGGATATGTGAACCGCCCGAATGTTGTCGGAATATATAAAGGGACAGGAAACGGAAAGTCTTTAATTCTCAACGGCCATGTTGATGTCATCCCTCCGGGGCCTTTAGACGCCTGGGTGCACCAGCCATGGGCAGGAGATATTGAAGGGAATCGGTTGTATGGAAGAGGGGCTTCAGATATGAAGAGTGGTTTGGCAGCAATGACAATGGCCTTGGATTGCTTAATACGTTTGAACGTCAGGTTGAAGGGAGATGTAATTCTTGAATATACAGTAGATGAAGAGCAGAGTGGAAACGGAACACTGGCTTGTGTAATGAGGGGGTATCAGGCTGATGCTGGTATTTGTTGTGAGACCAGCAGCCTTCATGTTCAACCGGCTTGCATAGGGCGGATTTGGTTTGAAATCTCCGTTCGGGGGAAACCAGCTGGAATCCAGAGGAGGTGGGAAGGGGTAAACGCGATAGAAAAGGGATACGCAGTTGTGGGAGCTGTTTCGAGCCTTGAAAATATCAGGATTAATGCATTGAAACACCCTCTCTATCCTGATAATCGAAGTACGCTTCCCTGCATGGTCGGTATGTTTCAATCCGGCACGTTTGCCAGTGCGTTCCCTGATACCTGCCTGCTTAAAGGGAGTATCGCTACTCTGCCTGGAGAAGACACAAATGAGGTGAAACGAAGCTTTGTTGAACATATCCTGGCTTTCTCACAGACAGACCCCTGGCTCAAGCATAGCCCACCTGAAGTTAGATTTGTGGGCTATTGTGGTGACCCTGCCGAAATATCTCCGGAACATCCGATCGTCAAAGCCGTGAGTGAAAAATTTACCGTTGTCACCGGGGAAAAGCCTCAAATTACCGGCAGACAGGGAGCAGCTGATACCAGATACCTTATAAAATACGGTAATACGCCGACAGTAATTTTTGGCCCGGGCTTGACAGAGCAGATGCATGCCACCAATGAGTGGGTGGATATTAACTATCTGATTGATGCTACCAAGATTTTGTCTCTGACCATAATGGATTGGTGTGGTTATGAATAG
- a CDS encoding xanthine dehydrogenase family protein molybdopterin-binding subunit, whose amino-acid sequence MEYKHKEGRTFHSIGKRLDGIDDKAKVSGSVIYADDFVMEGMLHGKVFRSVKASARIKSLDTTAAKNLPGVAAVITAEDVPNNRAVTGAVGQMTEMGQAQTVHRYVLAEDRVRFYGEPIALVAAEDPDIAAAALKLIKVEYEDLPGVFDTEEAMQEDAPRVHNGSNIITHWGLRKGDVGKGFSEADIIVENTYTSQFQEHAHIEPESGVAWIDDDGVVNLRVATQVIEQYVEIAHILRIPESKARIRGTLMGGGFGGKEDLTVEPYIALLAWKTGRPVKLTYEREEMMYGRHKRVPCKMYYKHGATKDGKLVAMEARIIGDSGAYVYLSHWVLLYCAVLSTGPYYIPNIKVDAYPVLTNNIYTSACRSFGTMQVAIAYESQMDILAKELKMDAAELRVRNYLKKGDETGTGYRIESEVMLTQTQEAVLKALGDRTEPNAQHIKVGRGFASCWYPYGRQCRMHDASSAWVGMEMDGSAVVRCGIPDLGGGQRESLRQITSELLGVPLEKIHVISADSQVTPLAGTVTASRALFMSGNAVKMAAEAIRHDLLQKASELLKVDSEDLDIWDDEIFAFSDPKTRIPLSQVVKAAKGEGNRLEALRTFRAPATKPVTSDILEGQIFSDFTFGSQAVEVEVNTLTGRVNVIKAASAFDVGTAINPKRVEGQIEGGMTQGVGFALMEEFIERQGIPETDSLRTYLVPTSKDIPDIKSIVMESHSGKGPFGAKGIGEPTIVPTTPAVLNAIYDAVGVRIKKTPATSEKVFYHLKEGEK is encoded by the coding sequence ATGGAATACAAACATAAGGAAGGGCGGACATTTCATTCGATAGGAAAGAGGCTGGACGGCATTGATGATAAAGCCAAGGTCTCCGGGAGTGTCATTTATGCAGATGACTTTGTCATGGAGGGAATGCTCCATGGTAAGGTCTTCAGGAGTGTGAAAGCCTCAGCAAGGATAAAATCTCTGGATACTACCGCTGCTAAAAATCTTCCTGGCGTGGCCGCTGTAATCACCGCGGAAGATGTTCCGAATAACCGTGCCGTTACCGGTGCTGTAGGTCAGATGACCGAGATGGGTCAAGCGCAAACGGTTCATCGCTATGTCCTTGCTGAAGACAGGGTGAGGTTCTATGGCGAGCCTATTGCCCTGGTCGCAGCTGAAGACCCTGATATTGCCGCAGCAGCCTTGAAACTGATAAAGGTCGAATATGAGGACCTCCCTGGCGTATTTGATACCGAGGAAGCGATGCAAGAGGATGCCCCCAGAGTGCACAATGGATCAAATATCATAACCCATTGGGGGCTGAGAAAGGGAGATGTCGGTAAGGGTTTTAGCGAGGCTGATATTATCGTTGAGAATACATACACTTCGCAGTTCCAGGAACATGCTCATATTGAACCCGAATCCGGGGTAGCCTGGATAGATGATGATGGTGTGGTAAATCTGAGGGTCGCCACTCAAGTTATCGAGCAATACGTGGAGATAGCTCATATTTTAAGGATACCCGAAAGCAAAGCGCGGATTAGAGGCACTCTGATGGGAGGAGGATTTGGGGGCAAGGAAGACCTGACAGTCGAACCTTATATTGCTTTGCTTGCCTGGAAGACCGGCCGACCGGTGAAGTTGACTTACGAGCGGGAAGAGATGATGTACGGGAGGCATAAGCGGGTTCCATGCAAGATGTACTATAAACACGGCGCTACCAAAGATGGTAAATTGGTGGCCATGGAGGCAAGGATAATCGGGGATAGCGGAGCCTACGTATATCTTAGCCATTGGGTTCTCCTTTACTGCGCCGTCCTCTCCACAGGGCCGTATTATATTCCGAACATCAAGGTTGACGCCTATCCCGTATTGACAAACAACATTTATACCAGTGCCTGCCGGTCATTTGGAACAATGCAGGTGGCAATCGCCTACGAATCACAGATGGATATACTGGCAAAGGAACTGAAGATGGATGCGGCAGAATTGAGGGTCAGGAATTACCTGAAGAAAGGTGATGAAACCGGGACCGGGTATCGCATTGAGTCCGAAGTCATGTTGACACAGACGCAGGAGGCTGTCCTGAAAGCCCTTGGAGACCGAACTGAGCCCAATGCACAGCATATAAAAGTAGGAAGAGGTTTCGCCAGTTGCTGGTACCCCTACGGTAGGCAGTGCCGAATGCACGATGCTTCGTCTGCCTGGGTTGGGATGGAAATGGACGGAAGTGCCGTCGTGCGATGCGGAATCCCTGACCTTGGTGGTGGACAGAGGGAGTCATTACGACAGATAACCTCTGAACTGCTCGGTGTTCCTCTGGAGAAAATACATGTAATATCGGCAGATTCACAGGTTACCCCGCTGGCCGGTACAGTGACGGCCAGCAGAGCTTTATTTATGTCTGGAAACGCTGTGAAAATGGCGGCAGAGGCTATCCGACATGACCTGCTTCAAAAGGCATCAGAGTTGCTTAAGGTGGATTCTGAAGACCTGGATATTTGGGATGATGAGATATTTGCCTTCAGCGACCCAAAGACAAGGATACCTCTATCACAGGTGGTCAAAGCTGCCAAGGGTGAGGGTAATCGTCTAGAAGCTCTGAGGACCTTCAGAGCTCCGGCGACAAAACCAGTTACCTCGGACATATTGGAGGGTCAGATATTTTCTGATTTTACCTTTGGGTCACAGGCAGTTGAAGTTGAGGTGAATACGTTGACTGGCAGGGTAAATGTAATCAAGGCGGCCAGTGCTTTTGATGTGGGTACGGCTATCAACCCAAAGAGAGTAGAGGGTCAGATAGAAGGTGGGATGACACAGGGGGTGGGATTTGCCCTGATGGAGGAATTCATTGAAAGGCAGGGCATACCGGAGACCGATAGTCTGAGGACATATCTGGTGCCTACGTCAAAAGATATCCCGGATATTAAATCAATAGTGATGGAGTCCCACTCTGGTAAAGGTCCGTTCGGGGCTAAGGGGATTGGTGAACCTACTATTGTGCCTACAACGCCGGCGGTACTGAATGCTATCTACGATGCCGTAGGTGTGAGAATTAAGAAGACCCCCGCCACCTCTGAAAAGGTATTCTATCATTTGAAGGAAGGCGAGAAATAG
- a CDS encoding cysteine synthase family protein, with amino-acid sequence MIDWGTRGKVAQNILEVIALTPLVKLNKVTEGIGADILVKLEWFSPTGSLKDRIYYQMITEAIRNQALKPGMEILETSTGNAGISCAFIGTVLGYPVTIILPDGMSIERTKIIEAYGAKIIYTPGAESDVDLCLIKQEEIIRENPGKYWVPSQYTNQDNIMAHYLTTGREIWEQAGGKVDAFVATQGTGGTITGVGRYIRERNPEVLLYAGEPAEAPMLARRLWGSHRIEGIGDGFVPRNLDVSLLNGISLSTSEEAIEMGKRLSLEEGLFCGISSGANVVGAIKLAKRHPELKVIVTMLNDTGQRYFSTPLCGVEKHIEIPEREHNFDDYTIAELDKYQAGWEIIE; translated from the coding sequence ATGATAGACTGGGGAACACGAGGAAAGGTTGCTCAAAACATACTTGAAGTGATAGCTCTTACCCCGCTGGTGAAACTAAATAAAGTAACCGAAGGAATAGGGGCAGATATTTTAGTCAAACTGGAGTGGTTTTCTCCTACCGGCTCGCTTAAGGACAGAATCTATTATCAGATGATTACGGAGGCAATAAGGAATCAGGCTTTAAAACCAGGTATGGAAATCCTGGAAACTTCCACCGGTAATGCTGGAATTTCTTGTGCTTTCATAGGCACGGTATTGGGTTATCCCGTCACTATTATTCTACCTGATGGAATGAGTATTGAGAGAACGAAAATTATAGAAGCCTACGGAGCAAAAATCATCTATACTCCCGGGGCTGAGTCAGATGTGGACCTTTGTCTGATAAAACAGGAGGAAATTATAAGAGAAAATCCGGGGAAATATTGGGTGCCCAGCCAATACACTAACCAGGACAATATTATGGCTCACTATCTCACGACCGGCCGTGAAATTTGGGAGCAAGCGGGGGGTAAAGTAGATGCCTTCGTGGCTACTCAGGGAACAGGGGGAACGATTACCGGGGTAGGGAGATATATCAGAGAAAGAAACCCTGAGGTGCTTCTCTATGCTGGCGAGCCTGCTGAAGCACCGATGTTGGCAAGAAGATTATGGGGCTCCCATCGGATTGAGGGTATCGGTGACGGATTTGTTCCGCGAAATCTGGACGTAAGTTTACTCAATGGTATTTCCCTATCCACTTCAGAAGAGGCCATTGAAATGGGGAAGAGGTTATCTTTGGAAGAAGGATTATTTTGCGGCATCTCATCGGGGGCAAATGTAGTTGGAGCTATCAAGCTGGCCAAGCGACATCCAGAGCTTAAGGTAATCGTTACAATGCTCAATGATACCGGGCAGCGTTACTTTTCCACTCCATTATGTGGCGTTGAAAAGCATATTGAGATTCCCGAGAGAGAGCACAACTTTGATGATTATACTATAGCGGAACTTGATAAATATCAGGCGGGCTGGGAGATTATCGAGTGA
- a CDS encoding (2Fe-2S)-binding protein, with protein MSEIREIKVKVNGEWVTGLVKPGMTLLRFLRDNGFTEVKKGCGAGECGACTVLLDGDAITSCLVLALQADGREVVTIKKKDDPLLEALKEAFVSHGAAQCGFCTPDMIMTAKWLLHENPRPTRDDIRDALSGNLCRCTGYQKIVDAIEYVSRDL; from the coding sequence ATGAGCGAAATTAGAGAGATAAAAGTAAAGGTCAATGGCGAATGGGTCACCGGGCTGGTCAAACCAGGTATGACACTGCTGCGGTTCTTAAGAGATAACGGCTTCACTGAGGTAAAGAAAGGATGCGGTGCGGGAGAATGTGGTGCTTGTACCGTGCTCCTTGACGGTGATGCTATTACATCCTGTCTCGTTCTGGCCTTGCAGGCAGATGGCAGGGAGGTAGTCACCATCAAAAAGAAAGACGACCCACTCCTGGAAGCCCTAAAGGAGGCCTTTGTCAGCCATGGTGCTGCGCAGTGTGGTTTTTGCACACCGGACATGATAATGACTGCCAAATGGTTGCTGCATGAGAACCCCAGGCCAACCCGGGATGACATACGGGACGCTTTGTCTGGTAATTTATGCCGGTGTACTGGCTATCAAAAGATTGTTGATGCTATCGAGTATGTTTCAAGAGACCTATAA
- a CDS encoding nucleoside-triphosphatase has product MVIVVTGTIGVGKTTVCRRLVEVLQSRGYTCGGILTYKTADGSIIVEDIQSGQRETLGSINNVYDGPRTARYFFNPEGIDFGIQAIDKGTCAAILVVDEIGHLELRGEGFVKVIELIRTGKVRNCVLVIRKELLSAFLSQLNIEPFIFHTTLSRRNRLPQEIEALMTEKLVDNKETLQLKESP; this is encoded by the coding sequence ATGGTCATTGTCGTTACTGGCACCATAGGTGTTGGTAAAACCACGGTTTGCCGCAGGCTTGTTGAAGTACTGCAAAGCCGAGGATATACGTGCGGCGGTATTTTAACCTACAAGACGGCGGACGGAAGCATCATCGTGGAAGATATCCAATCCGGGCAAAGGGAAACGCTGGGCAGCATCAATAATGTGTATGATGGCCCACGCACTGCCAGGTATTTCTTCAATCCAGAGGGTATCGACTTTGGAATTCAGGCAATAGATAAGGGAACTTGTGCGGCAATCCTTGTGGTTGATGAAATCGGCCATTTGGAACTCAGAGGAGAAGGTTTCGTCAAGGTCATCGAGCTAATCAGAACCGGAAAAGTCAGAAACTGCGTTCTGGTTATCCGCAAGGAGCTCCTTTCCGCGTTTTTGAGTCAGCTAAACATTGAGCCATTTATCTTTCACACTACTTTGTCTCGGCGTAACCGGTTACCTCAAGAGATAGAGGCATTAATGACTGAAAAACTGGTGGATAACAAAGAGACCCTCCAGCTGAAAGAATCACCTTAA